Part of the Nicotiana sylvestris chromosome 5, ASM39365v2, whole genome shotgun sequence genome is shown below.
TATGGTCGGTAGAAAATAAGAATGCATGACTTCATTATGGCTGAAGACTCAGAGCTTTGGGACGTGATTTGTGATGGTCCCTTTGTCCCTATAAAGGTTGGGGACAAGGACTGTTCCAAAGACAAGAAAAGAATACAATGATGCTGACCGAAAAGTTGTTGAGAAGAACTTTAAGGCAAAGAAGATTATTGTGTGTAGTATTGGACCAGACAAGTGTAATCATATCTCGGCATGTGAGCCTGCCAAAAAAATCTGGGAAGCTCTTCAAATGGATCACGAGGGAACTAATCAAGTAAAGCAGTCCAAAATAGATATGCTTACAATTGAGTATGAACTCTTTAAAATGAA
Proteins encoded:
- the LOC138869532 gene encoding uncharacterized protein, which gives rise to MREPDKEPDAISSLAFRVTSQMSGSIVNIEHMFPMLFDFTVWFFIVFGGLLVSINWYQSRLGTRTVPKTRKEYNDADRKVVEKNFKAKKIIVCSIGPDKCNHISACEPAKKIWEALQMDHEGTNQVKQSKIDMLTIEYELFKMKEDKHIQEMHTRFTSIIN